In Marmota flaviventris isolate mMarFla1 chromosome 17, mMarFla1.hap1, whole genome shotgun sequence, a single genomic region encodes these proteins:
- the Krt23 gene encoding keratin, type I cytoskeletal 23 isoform X1, whose amino-acid sequence MNSSRSFSQTPSAVLHGPRGARTRPGSFPRAPSVHGGAGGAQISLSFATPSCLPHGGSWGSGKGGSLLSGNGKETMQNLNDRLASYLDKVRALEEANMKLESRILQWHQQRDPDSQKDYSQYEENISHLQEQIVDGKMTNAQMVVLIDNARMAVDDFSLKYENEHSFKKDLEIEVEGLRKTLDDLTIVTTDLEQEVEGMRKELILMKKHHEQELRDHHVPNDFNVNVKVNTTPGEDLIKVLEDMRQEYELIIKKKHQDLDTWFKEQSTALSQETASPAAVQGSPSDIHELKRTFQALEIDLQTQHNRKSALENMLSETQSRYSCQLQDMQQIISHYEQELMQLRHDLERQNSEYKVLLGIKTHLEKEIATYRQLLDGESNGMMEESKSSMKASTAPKIKAITQESINGRIVLSQVNEIQKHE is encoded by the exons ATGAACTCCAGCCGCAGCTTTAGCCAAACCCCTTCAGCCGTTCTCCATGGCCCCAGAGGTGCCAGGACCCGGCCCGGGAGCTTCCCCCGGGCCCCCAGCGTGCACGGTGGCGCAGGGGGTGCCCAAATCTCCCTTTCCTTCGCCACACCAAGCTGCCTGCCTCATGGAGGGTCTTGGGGGTCTGGCAAAGGTGGGTCCCTCCTAAGTGGAAATGGGAAAGAGACCATGCAGAACCTCAACGACCGCCTGGCCTCCTACCTGGACAAGGTGCGCGCCCTGGAAGAGGCCAACATGAAGCTGGAGAGTCGCATCCTGCAGTGGCATCAGCAGAGAGACCCTGACAGCCAGAAGGATTACTCCCAATACGAGGAAAACATCAGCCACCTGCAGGAACAG ATAGTGGACGGCAAGATGACCAATGCTCAGATGGTTGTTCTCATCGACAATGCCAGAATGGCAGTGGATGACTTCAGTCTCAA GTATGAAAATGAACACTCCTTTAAGAAAGACTTGGAAATTGAAGTTGAGGGCCTCCGAAAGACCTTGGATGATCTGACCATTGTCACAACAGACCTGGAACAGGAGGTGGAGGGAATGAGGAAAGAGCTCATCCTTATGAAGAAGCACCATGAACAG GAACTGAGGGATCATCATGTGCCAAATGACTTCAATGTCAATGTGAAGGTGAATACAACTCCAGGAGAAGATCTGATCAAGGTCTTGGAGGATATGAGGCAGGAATATGAGCTTATCATAAAGAAGAAGCATCAAGACTTGGATACTTGGTTTAAAGAACAG TCAACGGCCCTATCCCAAGAGACAGCCAGTCCAGCTGCTGTGCAGGGCAGCCCAAGTGACATCCACGAGCTGAAGCGCACTTTCCAGGCCCTAGAGATTGACCTGCAGACACAGCACAACAGG AAATCTGCTTTGGAAAACATGTTGTCGGAGACCCAGTCTCGGTACTCCTGCCAGCTCCAGGACATGCAGCAGATCATCTCCCACTATGAGCAGGAGCTGATGCAGCTACGCCACGACCTGGAGCGTCAGAACAGTGAATACAAGGTGCTCCTGGGCATCAAAACCCACCTGGAGAAGGAGATTGCCACCTACCGCCAGCTCCTGGATGGGGAGAGCAACGG GATGATGGAAGAATCGAAATCAAGCATGAAAG CATCTACAGCTCCAAAGATCAAGGCCATCACCCAGGAGAGCATCAATGGAAGAATAGTTCTTTCTCAAGTGAATGAGATCCAAAAGCATGAGTGA
- the Krt23 gene encoding keratin, type I cytoskeletal 23 isoform X2 codes for MNSSRSFSQTPSAVLHGPRGARTRPGSFPRAPSVHGGAGGAQISLSFATPSCLPHGGSWGSGKGGSLLSGNGKETMQNLNDRLASYLDKVRALEEANMKLESRILQWHQQRDPDSQKDYSQYEENISHLQEQELRDHHVPNDFNVNVKVNTTPGEDLIKVLEDMRQEYELIIKKKHQDLDTWFKEQSTALSQETASPAAVQGSPSDIHELKRTFQALEIDLQTQHNRKSALENMLSETQSRYSCQLQDMQQIISHYEQELMQLRHDLERQNSEYKVLLGIKTHLEKEIATYRQLLDGESNGMMEESKSSMKASTAPKIKAITQESINGRIVLSQVNEIQKHE; via the exons ATGAACTCCAGCCGCAGCTTTAGCCAAACCCCTTCAGCCGTTCTCCATGGCCCCAGAGGTGCCAGGACCCGGCCCGGGAGCTTCCCCCGGGCCCCCAGCGTGCACGGTGGCGCAGGGGGTGCCCAAATCTCCCTTTCCTTCGCCACACCAAGCTGCCTGCCTCATGGAGGGTCTTGGGGGTCTGGCAAAGGTGGGTCCCTCCTAAGTGGAAATGGGAAAGAGACCATGCAGAACCTCAACGACCGCCTGGCCTCCTACCTGGACAAGGTGCGCGCCCTGGAAGAGGCCAACATGAAGCTGGAGAGTCGCATCCTGCAGTGGCATCAGCAGAGAGACCCTGACAGCCAGAAGGATTACTCCCAATACGAGGAAAACATCAGCCACCTGCAGGAACAG GAACTGAGGGATCATCATGTGCCAAATGACTTCAATGTCAATGTGAAGGTGAATACAACTCCAGGAGAAGATCTGATCAAGGTCTTGGAGGATATGAGGCAGGAATATGAGCTTATCATAAAGAAGAAGCATCAAGACTTGGATACTTGGTTTAAAGAACAG TCAACGGCCCTATCCCAAGAGACAGCCAGTCCAGCTGCTGTGCAGGGCAGCCCAAGTGACATCCACGAGCTGAAGCGCACTTTCCAGGCCCTAGAGATTGACCTGCAGACACAGCACAACAGG AAATCTGCTTTGGAAAACATGTTGTCGGAGACCCAGTCTCGGTACTCCTGCCAGCTCCAGGACATGCAGCAGATCATCTCCCACTATGAGCAGGAGCTGATGCAGCTACGCCACGACCTGGAGCGTCAGAACAGTGAATACAAGGTGCTCCTGGGCATCAAAACCCACCTGGAGAAGGAGATTGCCACCTACCGCCAGCTCCTGGATGGGGAGAGCAACGG GATGATGGAAGAATCGAAATCAAGCATGAAAG CATCTACAGCTCCAAAGATCAAGGCCATCACCCAGGAGAGCATCAATGGAAGAATAGTTCTTTCTCAAGTGAATGAGATCCAAAAGCATGAGTGA